The Mesorhizobium loti DNA segment AATGTGAACAAACCGGAAACGGCATCTATCGAGCCGGAAATATTCCGAAGCCGATTAGTTGCGGGCGAAAGCGGTGTTGAGCAGGCTGATCTGATCGGAAACCGGATTGGGGCGGCGGCCCATCGGCTGCATGTCGACCACCGCGCCGGCGCCGTAGATCTCGTCGTCCATGCGGCGCACCAGCGCCTGCAGGCGAAGCGAGCGGTTGACGAGGTCGAGGAAATCCTCGGGCAGTTCCGCCCAGCCTGCGGCTTCGTCATGCGCGGAAGCGGTATCGAGGCGCACCTTGGATTTTTCCGAAGCGACCTGGTCGCGGGTCATTTCGCCGGAATTGGCTGCGCGCTGCAAAAGCAGCCAGGAAGCAACCTGCATCAGCCTGGTCGTCAGCCGCATCGATTCCGCCGCGTAGAGCGTGGCCGCCAGCCGCGACAGCTTCTTGGCCTCGGCGCGGCCCTTGCCGTCGAGATATTCAGCCGCCTGTTCGACCAGCCCCATGCCTTCCTGGTAGAGCGGTTTGAAGGAATGCGAAAAAACCCGACGCTCCGCCAGTTTAACGGTTTTCGCACTGCCCTTCGAAGGCTCGTTCATTGCTACGCCCCTGCACTTGCAACCGGCCGATTCGGTTCTCTGCCGATACACCCGGCACCCTATCCAACTGAAGCTTGAAAATGCGCTTCGCCGGGGGTGAAGGCAAGCACATGTTTAACAGAAGGTTAACAGCGGACCGACACCCGGCGTGCAACCGGAATGCGGACAAAAAAAGAGCCGCGGATAAGGCGGCTCTCAGGAGTTTAACAGGGAGGCGTCAAACAAAGTGGCTCCAACCACTCGGTAAGAATCCAGATCACTGGATGCGCATAGTAAACGCCTGTAAAGCTTAATGAACCTTTAACGGCACCGATGTTTTTTAACCGAATGCCCCATTCCTGTGCCGTAACAGCACAGCCCCGAGGAATCACGCCTTCTTCCAAACCACCGGCAAAGCGATGAAGGCAAACAGCAGCATCCCCGCATAGAAGCCGATCGAGGCGATCCCCAGTACCGGCTCTATGGCCGGATTGCCCGCAAGCAGGAAGAAGAGGCCGATCATGAGCCCGATTCCGCTGATCGCGGTCAGCCAGAAATGGACGATGGCGATTGCCTTTTGCCCGGTGGCCGGAAACAGATGGTAGAAGAAGGCGAAGACCGCCGACATCAGCCATCCCGCGACCATGGTGTGAGCGTGGGTCGGCATCTGGCCATGATCCTGGCTGATCGCCATGTGGATGCCGAGCGCCATCCCGCACAGTGCATAGATGATCGCCAGTGTGAAGAAATTCCGTGCTACCCCTTGCATGCTTGTCCCCTCGAATTGCCTTTTCCCGTTTTCGGGAATGGGTTGATCGTCAGGCGATTGCTGTCGCCACCGGGCTCCCGGTGTCGGCGCACTAGCATCGGCAGTGTTTCAAGACGATGTCGCGCTCCCCTGACGCATCCGACAATAGCAGAAATGAAACCGCGCATCGGCTTGTTGTTGGCAACCGCGCTGGTTGAAAGCCGCCGAAACAGAAACTGCTTTTTCGCGACATCGTTCCGAAACAGGCGCCACGCTAAACGCCCGCTCCTCTGGCGGCCGGGGCATATCCGCTCCGCCGCAAAACCCGAAATATCCCAGGAGCAACGATGGACTGGTATTCGATCGTCAAATTTCTCCACATCGTCTCGGCCATTTTGTGGGTCGGCGGCGGCTTCGTGCTGTTCCTGCTCGGCGTGCTTGCCGAGCGCGCCGGCAACATCGCGGACAAGCTTCAGGCGATGCGCGCCAGCGGACAGCTGGGCGGGTGTTTCTTCGCGCCGATGTCGATGCTCACCCTGATCTTCGGCCTGATCATGTGCAGCTTCTGGGTCGGCTTCTCCGACCTGTGGATCATCATCGGCCTGGTCGGCTACGCCACGACCTTCTCGATCGGCATGTTCATCTTCAAGCCGACCGGCGAGCGCATGGGCGCGATGATCGCCAAGGAGGGCGTCACGCCGGCTGCGCTTGCCATTGGCCAGCGCATGATGAGCGCGGCGCGCTTCGACTATGCGGTGATGCTGGTGATCGTCGCCGACATGGTGCTGAAGCCGACCATGCATGATGTCGGCGTCCTCGCTGGCATGATACTGGTCCTGGTGGTGGGCGCCACGCTGGCCTTCGGTGGAAGCCGCCGGCTCGCGGAAAGCGCCGCCTGACGCTGGCGGTGAACCGCGCGCGGCAGCAAATCCGCCGGCCCGTTACATCAGGCCGGCAAGACCATCCCACAAAAGCTTCAGCGCCACGACCGCCACGGTCGCGTAGGTGAAGGGATAAAAGATCTCGGGCCGCATCCGCCGCACCAGCCAGGCGCCGGCGATGGTCGACAGCGGCGCCAGCGGCATCAGCACGGCCGATGCCGTCAGATTGGCGGTGTCGAACTGGCCAAGCGCGAAATAGGGGATGAGCTTCAACGCATTGGTCGCGGCAAAGAAGATCGCGGCCGTGCCCGACAGGACCTTGGGGTCGAGCCGGATCGGCAAGGCATAGACCTGGAAGGGCGGGCCGCCGACATGGGCGACGAAGCTGGTGAAGCCGGCAACCGTCCCCCAGATCGCCGCGGCCAGGCGGTTGGGCTCGGCGGCATGGTCGGCGCCATGGCGGAACTGCAGATAGAGCCAGCGCAACACGAAGATGATGGCGACGGCGCCGACGATCAGCCGCACCGCCTCTTCGGTGACCAGTGCGGCCGTCAGCCAGCCGAGGCCGATGCCGATGACGGCGCCCGGCATCATGTCGACCAGCATCTTGCGGTCGTAAACGCCCCACCACGTCCACACCGAGACGATGTCCATCAGGCACAGGATCGGTAAGAGGATGGCGGCCGCCTGCACCGGCGGTATGGTCAGCGCCATCAGCGGCACGCCGACGAAACCGACGGCACCGCCAAACCCGCCCTTGGACAGGCCGACCAGAATGACCGCCGGTATGGCGGCCGCGTAGAACCACGGATCGAGAAGCAGGCCTGACATGGGAAGGGACTGGTCTGGAGGGAAGGCGTCAGTGCCTGAATAACCCAGAATTGCGCTTCGGGCGACTGCAAATCCGGACCGGCTGCCGAACACCCGCCAATGTCCGGCTCGTGCCTATCGCCGCGCCGAGACCAGCAGGAACATCGGCCGCTCGAGTTCTTCCGCCAGTTCCGGCCTGGCCGTGATCTGGGCGTCCGTCGGACAGAATTCCTCGACATGCCCGATGGTGAAACCGGACCGGATCAGCGCGTTCAGCGTGGTGCCGATGGTGCGGTGGTGTTTCACCACGCCCTTGGCCAGCCAGTCGGTCCTGCGCGGACCTTCCACCAGATACCGGTCGACGGGCCATGTCCTGCGGCCTTCAGGATCGACCGCCCAGCTGGGGCTGGTCGGGGCCATGTAGATCGGATGTTCCATCGAGAAGACGAAATGCCCGCCAGGCGACAAGGCCTGATGCACCGTCCTGAACAGGCGCGCGACGTCCTCGACATAGTGCAGCGCAAGCGAGCTGTAGGCGAGATCGAAGCTGGCTCGCGGCAGGCTGAGCTGGTCAAGGTCGGCTCGCTCATAGATAATGCCTGCGTCCGGGCCGGCCGCCCTTGCCCGGCCCAGCATGTTCTCCGACAGGTCCAGCCCAAGGACGTGGCTCGCCCCGTGCTCATGCGCCCAGCGGCAGAACCAGCCGAAGCCGCAGCCGAGGTCGACGATGCGCAAACCGCCGACTTCAGGCAGCATCGCCCGCAGCGCCGGCCATTCGGCGGCACCTTCCAGGCCTTCGATCGACCGGCCAAGCTGGCTGTAGCCCGCGAAGAAATCCGGCTGGTCATAGATATTCTGTGCCATGTCCGTCCTCGTCTCTCAGCCCATCATCTGACGAACTGACATTTGGTGGACTGGCCGCGCATTTCCACCATGGCCATGTGGAGTCAAGACGATGATGAAGCCCCGAGCGGTGGCGGCCGCCGCCGGATCGGCTGCGCCTTGATGATGGCGGTGCTTGTCTCGGCCTTATCGGCAATGCGGTCGAGAATGCCGTCGAGATCGCCGATCGAGCGCACGAACAACCGCGCGACGAAACAATCATCACCCGTCACCTTGTCGCATTCGGCGAACTCGGCAATCTCTTCGATCAATTTCTGGACGATGTGCAGCTTGCCCGGCAAAGGCTTGATGCGCACGATCGCCTGCAGTGTATAGCCGAGCGCCAGCGGATCGATTTCGACCGTAAACGCCCGGATGACGCCGCGCTCCTCCAACCGCCGCAGCCGCTCCGAAACGCTCGGCGACGACAGCCCGACCTGGGCAGCCAGTTCCTTCAGCGAGGTCCGTGCATCCCGCACCAGGATTTCGAGGAGACTTCGGTCGAGATCGTCAAGCATTTCAGATTTCTCATAAATTCGCAGAAGTTACCTAATATAATTAGGCAATATCTCCATACCACCTTTTCCAGGAGATGGAAAGTGTCCACATCGCATGAGATCATGTGCCCTCAACAGGTTCAGAGGTCTATCATGAACGATACGGTACGCGGCACGGTCGAAATGTCGGCCGCAATGGCGATCCTGGGAACGATCGGATGGTTCGTCATCATGTCCGGCCAGCCGATCATGGATGTGGTGTTCTGGCGCTGCGCGTTCGGCGCGGTGACCCTGCTGATCATCTGCGCTTGCCTCGGATTGCTGCGCAACAGGCTGTCCTTGCGCGTCATCGGTCTCGCCGCGCTTGGTGGTGCGGCCATCGTCATCAACTGGCTGCTCCTGTTCAGCGCCTTCTCACGCGCTTCGATCTCGATCGCCACCGCCGTCTACAACACCCAGCCCTTCATGCTGGTCGGCTTCGGCGCGCTCTTCTTCGCCGAGCGGCTGACGCTGACCAAGCTGACCTGGCTGACAATCGCCTTCGCCGGCATGGTGCTGATCGTCGAGGCGGCCCCTGACGCCGGCGATGTCGGCACCAACTATTTTGCCGGCATCCTCATGGCGCTGGCGGC contains these protein-coding regions:
- a CDS encoding Putative integral membrane protein, which produces MSGLLLDPWFYAAAIPAVILVGLSKGGFGGAVGFVGVPLMALTIPPVQAAAILLPILCLMDIVSVWTWWGVYDRKMLVDMMPGAVIGIGLGWLTAALVTEEAVRLIVGAVAIIFVLRWLYLQFRHGADHAAEPNRLAAAIWGTVAGFTSFVAHVGGPPFQVYALPIRLDPKVLSGTAAIFFAATNALKLIPYFALGQFDTANLTASAVLMPLAPLSTIAGAWLVRRMRPEIFYPFTYATVAVVALKLLWDGLAGLM
- a CDS encoding type 11 methyltransferase, which codes for MAQNIYDQPDFFAGYSQLGRSIEGLEGAAEWPALRAMLPEVGGLRIVDLGCGFGWFCRWAHEHGASHVLGLDLSENMLGRARAAGPDAGIIYERADLDQLSLPRASFDLAYSSLALHYVEDVARLFRTVHQALSPGGHFVFSMEHPIYMAPTSPSWAVDPEGRRTWPVDRYLVEGPRRTDWLAKGVVKHHRTIGTTLNALIRSGFTIGHVEEFCPTDAQITARPELAEELERPMFLLVSARR
- a CDS encoding AsnC family transcriptional regulator, producing the protein MLDDLDRSLLEILVRDARTSLKELAAQVGLSSPSVSERLRRLEERGVIRAFTVEIDPLALGYTLQAIVRIKPLPGKLHIVQKLIEEIAEFAECDKVTGDDCFVARLFVRSIGDLDGILDRIADKAETSTAIIKAQPIRRRPPPLGASSSS
- a CDS encoding transporter, Drug/Metabolite Exporter family; amino-acid sequence: MNDTVRGTVEMSAAMAILGTIGWFVIMSGQPIMDVVFWRCAFGAVTLLIICACLGLLRNRLSLRVIGLAALGGAAIVINWLLLFSAFSRASISIATAVYNTQPFMLVGFGALFFAERLTLTKLTWLTIAFAGMVLIVEAAPDAGDVGTNYFAGILMALAAAFFWAVAAIVTKKLKGTPPHLIALIQVCVGVVMLAPFANLAHLPADAWSWAMLATLGIVHTGLMYILMYGAIQKLPTHLQGSLSFIYPVVAILVDVMAFGHRLHLSQIIGAALILTAAAGMNLGWSLWKSKVPA